One genomic window of Vibrio ziniensis includes the following:
- the lpxH gene encoding UDP-2,3-diacylglucosamine diphosphatase, producing the protein MHTLFISDLHLTPKRPDITDCFIAFMRDDATNADALYVLGDLFDFWIGDDDPTEFAQQIKNEFKTLVNQGVPVFFSHGNRDFLVGKKFAKQTGVTLLDEEHVIDLYGNKAVVLHGDTLCTEDLRYLAFREKVHKPWLQWVFNRLPFFIKTRIVRKIQTDTSNDKSNKSMTIMDVTPSEVLAVMNKHQVDTMIHGHTHRPNIHKISTAGHEKTRIVLGDWYTQGSILVYSKHGYQLQCKKFIS; encoded by the coding sequence ATGCATACACTATTTATTTCAGATCTCCACCTTACTCCTAAGCGACCAGATATCACCGATTGTTTTATTGCTTTCATGCGCGATGACGCAACTAACGCTGATGCACTCTACGTCTTGGGTGACCTTTTTGACTTTTGGATTGGAGACGATGATCCAACAGAGTTTGCTCAGCAGATAAAAAACGAATTTAAGACACTGGTTAATCAAGGTGTTCCAGTTTTTTTCTCACACGGCAACCGTGATTTTCTCGTAGGCAAAAAGTTTGCTAAACAAACCGGTGTAACTCTGCTAGATGAAGAGCATGTCATTGACTTATACGGTAACAAAGCAGTTGTCTTACACGGTGACACTTTGTGTACTGAAGACTTGCGTTATTTAGCATTTAGAGAAAAAGTTCATAAACCTTGGCTACAATGGGTATTCAACCGTCTTCCATTTTTTATCAAGACTCGTATTGTGCGAAAAATACAAACGGATACCAGCAACGACAAAAGTAACAAGTCAATGACTATTATGGATGTCACACCAAGCGAAGTATTAGCTGTCATGAATAAGCACCAAGTAGATACCATGATTCACGGCCATACTCATCGCCCAAACATCCACAAAATCTCCACTGCTGGCCATGAAAAAACTCGCATTGTTTTGGGAGATTGGTATACACAAGGTTCTATACTTGTTTATTCAAAGCACGGTTATCAACTGCAATGCAAAAAATTTATATCATAA
- a CDS encoding peptidylprolyl isomerase → MITLHTNFGDIKVQLNTEQAPATSANFLQYCRDGFYDNTLFHRVIDGFMIQGGGMTSGLREKETRAPIRNEANNGLSNKIGTLAMARTMEPHSASSQFFINVNNNTFLDFRSESLDGWGYCVFAEVVEGMDVVNKIKGVSTGSKRMHQDVPLEDVVITGTTIEE, encoded by the coding sequence ATGATCACCCTTCATACAAACTTTGGTGACATTAAAGTTCAGCTGAATACAGAGCAAGCGCCAGCAACTAGCGCAAACTTTTTACAATACTGCCGTGATGGTTTCTACGACAACACATTATTTCACCGTGTTATTGATGGCTTCATGATCCAAGGTGGCGGCATGACTTCTGGTCTACGTGAAAAAGAAACTCGTGCACCAATCCGCAACGAAGCAAACAATGGCCTAAGCAACAAAATCGGGACTCTTGCTATGGCTCGTACTATGGAACCACATTCAGCAAGTTCTCAATTCTTCATCAACGTGAACAACAACACTTTCTTGGATTTCCGCTCAGAAAGCCTAGATGGTTGGGGTTACTGCGTTTTTGCTGAAGTGGTTGAAGGCATGGATGTAGTAAACAAAATTAAAGGTGTTAGCACTGGTTCTAAACGTATGCATCAAGACGTACCACTAGAAGATGTTGTTATCACTGGTACAACTATCGAAGAGTAA
- the cysS gene encoding cysteine--tRNA ligase, which translates to MLKIYNSLTKQKEEFKPITAGKVGMYVCGVTIYDLCHIGHGRTFVSFDVVARYLRYLGYDLTFVRNITDIDDKIIKRASENQESCDSLTERLIQEMYTDFDALNIKRPDVEPRATAYIEEIIELVERLIERGFAYVADNGDVMFEVSKYDEYGKLSRQDLDQLQAGARVDIETAKRSPLDFVLWKMSKPGEPTWESPWGPGRPGWHIECSAMNSSILGNHFDIHGGGSDLMFPHHENEIAQSCCAHGTQYVNTWMHSGMVMVDREKMSKSLGNFFTIRDVLNHYDQETVRYFLMSGHYRSQLNYSEENLNQSRASLERLYTALRGLDMNAAAAGGEEYLTRFTAAMNDDFNTPEAYSVLFDMAREVNRLKNEDIANASALGALMRELADVIGILYQDPEVFLKGGQGNDDEAAEIEALIKLRNDSRAAKDWANADLARDKLNEMGIVLEDGPAGTTWRRK; encoded by the coding sequence ATGCTGAAAATATATAACTCACTAACAAAACAGAAAGAGGAATTTAAACCCATTACTGCTGGTAAAGTCGGCATGTATGTCTGTGGAGTGACCATATATGATCTTTGTCATATCGGACATGGCCGTACATTCGTTTCGTTTGATGTGGTAGCTCGTTACCTTCGTTATTTAGGCTACGATCTTACGTTCGTACGTAACATTACCGATATCGATGACAAAATCATTAAGCGTGCATCGGAAAACCAAGAGTCATGTGACTCACTGACGGAGCGCTTGATTCAAGAAATGTATACTGACTTTGATGCGCTAAATATCAAACGTCCTGATGTTGAACCTCGCGCAACGGCTTACATTGAAGAAATCATCGAGTTGGTAGAGCGTTTAATTGAACGCGGCTTTGCTTATGTTGCTGATAATGGCGACGTTATGTTCGAGGTAAGCAAATACGATGAATACGGTAAGTTGTCCCGTCAGGATTTGGACCAGCTTCAAGCGGGTGCACGTGTTGATATCGAAACGGCAAAACGCAGTCCATTAGATTTCGTTCTTTGGAAAATGTCTAAGCCGGGCGAGCCAACATGGGAATCTCCATGGGGCCCTGGTCGCCCGGGTTGGCATATTGAATGTTCAGCAATGAACTCTTCTATCTTAGGTAATCATTTCGATATTCATGGTGGCGGTTCTGACCTTATGTTCCCACACCATGAAAACGAAATTGCACAGTCTTGTTGTGCGCACGGCACTCAATACGTCAATACCTGGATGCACAGCGGTATGGTGATGGTCGATAGAGAGAAAATGTCTAAATCGCTAGGTAACTTCTTTACCATCCGTGATGTATTGAACCACTACGACCAAGAAACAGTGCGTTACTTCTTGATGTCTGGACATTACCGTAGTCAGCTTAACTACAGTGAAGAGAACTTAAACCAATCTCGAGCTTCTCTTGAACGTTTATATACCGCACTTCGTGGTTTAGATATGAATGCGGCAGCTGCAGGTGGGGAAGAGTACTTAACGCGCTTCACAGCTGCGATGAACGACGATTTCAATACGCCTGAAGCATACTCTGTATTGTTTGATATGGCTCGTGAAGTGAATCGCCTTAAAAACGAAGACATAGCGAATGCAAGTGCACTAGGTGCATTGATGCGTGAGCTTGCAGATGTCATTGGAATTTTGTACCAAGACCCGGAGGTTTTCCTAAAAGGTGGTCAGGGTAATGATGATGAAGCGGCTGAGATTGAAGCTCTAATAAAACTGCGTAACGATTCACGTGCTGCGAAAGATTGGGCAAATGCGGATTTGGCTCGTGACAAGTTGAATGAAATGGGTATCGTCTTAGAAGATGGTCCAGCCGGAACCACTTGGCGTCGTAAGTAA
- the ruvC gene encoding crossover junction endodeoxyribonuclease RuvC gives MSIILGIDPGSRITGYGVIKQQGRHLYYLGSGCIRTSEKDLPTRLKQIYAGVTEIITQFQPDVFAIEQVFMAKNADSALKLGQARGSAIVAAVNADLPVYEYAARLIKQAVVGTGGADKTQVQHMVQQMLKLPAKPQADAADALGVAICHANTNKTLVALAGQATSARKGRYR, from the coding sequence ATGTCGATTATTTTAGGGATAGACCCCGGCTCTCGTATCACGGGCTATGGAGTGATCAAACAACAAGGCAGGCACCTCTATTATTTAGGCAGTGGCTGTATTCGTACTTCAGAGAAAGATCTTCCTACGCGCCTAAAGCAAATTTATGCGGGTGTTACAGAAATTATTACGCAGTTTCAACCGGACGTATTTGCTATTGAGCAGGTGTTCATGGCAAAAAATGCCGATTCTGCTCTTAAGCTTGGGCAAGCGAGGGGAAGTGCTATCGTCGCTGCGGTGAATGCTGATCTTCCTGTTTACGAGTATGCCGCAAGATTAATCAAACAAGCAGTGGTTGGTACTGGTGGTGCGGATAAAACCCAAGTTCAACATATGGTCCAACAAATGTTAAAGCTCCCTGCCAAGCCACAAGCGGATGCTGCCGATGCGTTAGGGGTAGCCATTTGTCATGCTAATACCAACAAAACACTGGTTGCTTTAGCTGGTCAGGCAACCAGTGCAAGAAAAGGACGGTATCGATAG
- the ruvA gene encoding Holliday junction branch migration protein RuvA, whose translation MIGRLRGTLIEKQPPELLIEVGGIGYEVQMPMSCFYELPNIGEEAIIYTHFVVREDAQLLYGFNTVSERALFREVIKANGVGPKMGLGILSGMTASQFVSCVEREDISTLVKLPGVGKKTAERLVVEMKDRLKGWGTGDLFTPATDAAPIDSRPNSQEQGAEEEAVSALLSLGYKAPQAAKVVSQVAKPGMTSEQLIREALKSMV comes from the coding sequence GTGATTGGACGTCTTCGTGGCACTCTTATAGAAAAGCAACCACCTGAACTTCTCATCGAAGTAGGCGGTATCGGTTATGAAGTACAAATGCCAATGAGTTGCTTCTATGAACTGCCAAACATTGGAGAAGAAGCCATTATTTATACTCACTTCGTTGTTCGAGAAGATGCTCAGTTGCTCTATGGTTTTAATACCGTTAGCGAGCGAGCTCTGTTCCGTGAAGTGATTAAAGCCAACGGTGTTGGGCCTAAAATGGGACTGGGGATTTTATCGGGTATGACGGCTTCTCAGTTTGTTTCTTGTGTCGAAAGAGAAGATATTTCAACGCTGGTTAAACTTCCAGGTGTAGGTAAGAAGACGGCTGAACGTTTAGTGGTTGAAATGAAAGACCGTTTGAAAGGTTGGGGAACTGGCGATTTATTTACACCTGCAACTGATGCCGCACCGATAGATTCTCGACCAAACAGCCAAGAACAAGGTGCAGAAGAGGAAGCTGTAAGTGCGCTGCTCTCATTAGGTTATAAAGCACCTCAAGCAGCTAAAGTGGTTTCTCAAGTGGCTAAACCAGGAATGACCAGTGAGCAACTTATTCGTGAAGCGCTTAAATCGATGGTTTAA
- the ruvB gene encoding Holliday junction branch migration DNA helicase RuvB, protein MIEADRLIAPMNPSFKDEEVIDRAIRPKKLADYQGQDHVRDQMDIFIKAAQLRNEALDHLLIFGPPGLGKTTLANIVANEMEVNIRTTSGPVLEKAGDLAALLTNLEENDVLFIDEIHRLSPMVEEVLYPAMEDYQLDIMIGEGPAARSIKIDLPPFTLIGATTRAGSLTSPLRDRFGIVQRLEYYKIADLQHIVQRSANCLGLSMDSEGALEIARRARGTPRIANRLLRRVRDYAEVKGNGHICDETADKALNMLDVDNQGFDYMDRKLLLAIMEKFSGGPVGLDNLAAAIGEEKDTIEDVIEPYLIQQGYLQRTPRGRIATDRAYLHFGLEK, encoded by the coding sequence ATGATTGAAGCTGATCGCCTCATTGCTCCAATGAATCCTTCATTTAAAGATGAAGAGGTGATTGATCGTGCGATTCGTCCTAAAAAATTGGCCGATTATCAAGGTCAGGATCACGTTCGTGATCAAATGGATATTTTTATCAAAGCTGCGCAGCTTAGAAATGAAGCTCTCGACCATTTACTGATATTTGGTCCTCCGGGGCTAGGTAAAACAACATTAGCCAATATTGTTGCTAATGAGATGGAAGTAAATATCCGTACCACGTCAGGGCCAGTATTAGAGAAGGCGGGCGATTTAGCAGCATTGCTTACCAATTTAGAAGAGAACGATGTGCTCTTCATTGATGAGATTCATCGTCTCAGTCCAATGGTTGAAGAAGTTCTTTATCCAGCAATGGAAGATTACCAACTGGATATTATGATTGGTGAAGGCCCTGCGGCTCGTTCCATAAAAATAGACCTTCCACCATTTACTCTTATTGGGGCGACGACTCGAGCTGGGTCATTAACATCACCATTAAGGGATCGTTTCGGTATTGTCCAACGGCTCGAATATTACAAAATTGCAGATTTACAACACATAGTTCAACGCAGTGCAAATTGCTTAGGTTTGTCCATGGATAGCGAAGGAGCTTTAGAGATCGCTCGGCGCGCGCGCGGTACACCTCGTATTGCAAACCGATTGTTACGTCGAGTACGAGACTATGCAGAAGTAAAAGGCAACGGGCATATTTGTGATGAAACTGCAGATAAAGCGTTGAATATGCTGGATGTTGATAATCAGGGCTTTGACTATATGGACAGAAAGCTTCTTCTAGCCATCATGGAAAAGTTTTCTGGTGGCCCCGTTGGTTTAGACAACCTTGCAGCGGCTATCGGTGAAGAAAAAGATACTATCGAAGACGTGATAGAACCGTATCTAATTCAGCAGGGATATCTACAAAGGACGCCTCGTGGTCGTATTGCCACTGACCGTGCATATCTTCATTTTGGTTTGGAAAAATAA
- the cydA gene encoding cytochrome ubiquinol oxidase subunit I, translating to MIDVVDLSRLQFALTAMYHFLFVPLTLGMAFLLAIMESLYVMTDKQIYKDMTKFWGKLFGINFALGVATGLTMEFQFGTNWSYYSHYVGDIFGAPLAIEALVAFFLESTFVGLFFFGWDRLTKRQHLAVTWLVALGSNFSALWILIANGWMQNPVGAEFNFETMRMEMVSFAEVVFNPVAQVKFVHTVASGYTTGAMFILGISSYYLLKGRDVAFARRSFAIASSFGMAAILSVIVLGDESGYEVGEVQKVKLAAIEAEWHTEPAPAAFTMFGLPNQETMHTDYAVKIPYVMGIIATRSLDTEVKGLHDLRDEHVDRIRNGMYAYELLEKLRAGDKSSENMTAFDEVKNDLGYGLLLKRYTDKVTDATEEQIQAAADDSIPTVWPLFWSFRVMVGVGFIMLFVFGMAFLQTCRQKIEQKPWVLKAALFSIPLPWIAIEAGWFVAEYGRQPWAVGEILPTNVAASALSAGEIWTSLFAIIALYTVFLIAEVYLMVKFARKGPSSLKTGRYHFEQDANSVEDKVSRQVEA from the coding sequence ATGATTGACGTAGTTGATCTGTCGCGGTTGCAGTTCGCACTGACAGCGATGTATCACTTCTTGTTCGTTCCATTGACTCTCGGTATGGCGTTTTTACTTGCCATTATGGAGTCTCTATATGTAATGACTGACAAGCAGATCTACAAGGACATGACTAAGTTCTGGGGTAAGCTTTTCGGTATCAACTTCGCATTAGGTGTAGCAACAGGCCTAACCATGGAATTCCAGTTTGGTACTAACTGGTCTTATTACTCTCACTATGTAGGTGACATTTTTGGTGCACCTCTTGCGATTGAAGCCTTAGTAGCCTTTTTCCTAGAATCTACTTTTGTTGGTCTTTTCTTCTTCGGATGGGACCGATTGACTAAGCGTCAGCACTTAGCTGTTACGTGGTTAGTAGCACTAGGTTCAAACTTCTCTGCACTTTGGATCTTGATCGCTAATGGCTGGATGCAAAACCCTGTGGGTGCTGAATTCAACTTTGAAACCATGCGTATGGAAATGGTGAGCTTTGCTGAAGTTGTATTTAACCCTGTTGCACAGGTTAAGTTTGTTCACACAGTTGCTTCTGGTTATACAACAGGTGCAATGTTCATTCTTGGTATCAGTTCATACTACCTATTAAAAGGACGTGACGTTGCATTTGCTCGTCGTTCCTTTGCTATCGCTTCATCATTTGGTATGGCAGCTATTTTGTCTGTAATCGTACTCGGCGACGAATCTGGTTATGAAGTAGGCGAAGTGCAAAAAGTGAAACTGGCAGCTATTGAAGCAGAATGGCACACAGAGCCAGCTCCGGCGGCATTCACGATGTTTGGCCTTCCAAACCAAGAAACCATGCATACGGATTACGCGGTAAAAATCCCATACGTAATGGGTATTATTGCAACACGTTCACTTGATACTGAAGTAAAAGGTTTACACGATCTTCGTGATGAGCACGTTGACCGCATTCGTAACGGTATGTACGCCTATGAGCTTTTAGAAAAACTTCGTGCTGGTGATAAATCATCAGAAAACATGACTGCATTTGATGAAGTGAAAAATGATCTAGGCTATGGCTTACTGCTTAAGCGTTACACTGACAAGGTAACTGACGCAACTGAAGAGCAAATTCAAGCAGCGGCAGATGACTCAATCCCAACAGTTTGGCCTCTATTCTGGTCATTCCGTGTGATGGTGGGTGTCGGTTTTATCATGCTGTTTGTATTTGGTATGGCATTCCTACAAACGTGTCGTCAAAAGATTGAACAAAAACCTTGGGTTCTTAAAGCCGCGCTATTTAGTATTCCTCTACCTTGGATTGCAATCGAAGCGGGTTGGTTTGTGGCTGAATACGGTCGTCAACCGTGGGCTGTTGGTGAGATTTTACCAACTAACGTCGCAGCTTCTGCACTAAGTGCTGGTGAAATTTGGACCTCTTTGTTCGCTATCATTGCGTTGTACACAGTATTCCTGATTGCTGAAGTCTATCTAATGGTGAAATTTGCTCGTAAAGGTCCTAGTAGTCTGAAAACTGGTCGTTACCATTTTGAGCAAGACGCTAACTCTGTTGAAGACAAAGTTAGTCGCCAAGTAGAAGCATAA
- the cydB gene encoding cytochrome d ubiquinol oxidase subunit II yields the protein MFDYEILRLIWWVLIGVLLVGFAITDGFDMGVGALVPVIGKSDNERRVMINSIAPHWDGNQVWLITAGGALFAAWPLVYATSFSGFYLAMIVTLAALWLRPLGLDYRSKIEEPKWRNAWDICISISGFVPPIIFGVAFGNLLQGVPFQLNEFLMPTYHGSFFGLLNPFALLCGLVSLFMILLQGASWLQMKTTDAVHARARSVAQLMGLLTTVAFIAAGFWVQGIEGYVIAGGIDGNAVSNPLNKEVVREVGAWMHNFEQYPLMWAAPVLGVVMPLLAALASRFEKGGFAFLASSLGNAGVIFTAGLAMFPFIMPSSLDPKSSLTMWDSTSSELTLNLMTGVAFVMVPIILAYTSWTYYKMFGRLDNKFIEENKNSLY from the coding sequence ATGTTTGATTATGAAATCTTGCGACTAATCTGGTGGGTACTTATTGGCGTATTGCTGGTTGGTTTCGCAATTACAGATGGCTTTGACATGGGCGTTGGTGCGCTAGTCCCAGTTATCGGCAAAAGTGACAATGAACGTCGTGTAATGATTAACTCTATCGCACCTCACTGGGATGGTAACCAAGTATGGTTGATCACAGCTGGTGGTGCGTTATTTGCGGCTTGGCCTTTGGTATACGCGACTTCGTTTTCTGGTTTCTACCTAGCGATGATCGTGACTTTAGCTGCACTTTGGTTACGTCCACTTGGTCTTGATTACCGTTCAAAAATCGAAGAACCAAAATGGCGTAATGCTTGGGACATCTGTATTTCAATCAGTGGTTTTGTTCCACCAATCATTTTTGGTGTGGCGTTTGGTAACTTACTACAAGGTGTACCATTCCAACTGAATGAGTTCTTGATGCCAACTTACCATGGTTCATTCTTTGGTCTACTAAACCCGTTTGCGCTTCTTTGTGGTCTAGTAAGCTTGTTTATGATCCTTCTACAAGGTGCGTCTTGGCTACAAATGAAGACGACAGATGCTGTTCATGCTCGTGCACGTAGCGTTGCTCAGCTAATGGGCCTTCTAACAACTGTTGCATTTATTGCTGCGGGTTTCTGGGTTCAGGGTATTGAAGGCTACGTTATTGCTGGTGGTATTGATGGCAATGCGGTATCTAATCCACTAAACAAAGAAGTCGTTCGCGAAGTCGGTGCTTGGATGCATAACTTTGAGCAATATCCTTTGATGTGGGCAGCGCCTGTTCTTGGTGTGGTAATGCCATTGCTTGCTGCGCTAGCTTCTCGTTTTGAGAAAGGTGGCTTCGCATTCTTGGCGTCAAGCCTAGGTAATGCGGGTGTTATCTTTACTGCTGGCTTAGCAATGTTTCCATTCATTATGCCATCTAGTTTAGATCCTAAGAGTAGCCTAACGATGTGGGATTCTACTTCAAGTGAACTGACTCTAAATCTAATGACGGGTGTTGCATTCGTGATGGTACCAATCATTCTGGCTTACACTTCATGGACTTACTACAAGATGTTCGGTCGTCTTGATAACAAGTTTATTGAAGAAAACAAGAACTCACTTTACTAA
- the cydX gene encoding cytochrome bd-I oxidase subunit CydX — MWYFAWILGVLLACAFGIINALWLEHTEMMDKDSD, encoded by the coding sequence ATGTGGTACTTTGCATGGATTTTAGGCGTATTACTCGCTTGTGCATTCGGCATCATTAACGCTCTTTGGTTAGAGCACACTGAAATGATGGATAAAGATAGTGACTAA
- the ybgE gene encoding cyd operon protein YbgE has translation MTNLSTQVAKFHSPMDKALFKALSLILGFYHLISIMWNPESYADSIGGFNTIVSPLIIWAMCSSMIFGVGFKPRFWVWQLLFSPYISLPILLIFTGIRLLA, from the coding sequence GTGACTAACTTGTCGACTCAGGTTGCCAAGTTCCACTCTCCAATGGATAAAGCCTTATTTAAGGCTTTATCTTTAATTCTGGGTTTCTACCATCTGATTTCTATTATGTGGAACCCGGAATCTTACGCTGACAGTATTGGTGGTTTTAACACCATCGTATCTCCATTGATCATTTGGGCAATGTGTTCGAGCATGATATTTGGCGTAGGGTTTAAACCGCGTTTTTGGGTGTGGCAGCTATTGTTTAGCCCTTACATTTCACTTCCAATACTGCTGATTTTTACTGGGATCAGACTTCTCGCTTAA